The proteins below are encoded in one region of Tamandua tetradactyla isolate mTamTet1 chromosome 9, mTamTet1.pri, whole genome shotgun sequence:
- the LOC143646245 gene encoding granzyme A-like gives MWVTEAMKISFPTAMFLLFSGVFPEPCEGIIGGNKVPPHARRYMALIKGLEICAGALIKENWVLTAAHCDLKGKPQIILGAHSMSHKDQYKQVFSIKKAVSYPCYDPQSHKGDLQLLQLEGRATITKAVVPLQLPQTGEDVKPHSKCLVAGWGSTKKDSCGVSDTLREVNVTVIDRKICNDAKHYNFKPVIDNGMICAGGGKGEDDSCEGDSGSPLICNNIFRAVTSFGKCGDPKKPGVYILLTKKYLNWIRKTIGGAF, from the exons ATGTGGGTAACAGAAGCCATGAAAATTTCCTTTCCTACTGCCATGTTTCTCCTATTTTCTGGAG TTTTTCCAGAACCCTGTGAAGGAATTATAGGAGGAAATAAAGTGCCACCTCATGCAAGACGCTACATGGCTCTAATCAAAGGGCTGGAAATCTGTGCAGGGGCTTTGATCAAAGAAAACTGGGTGTTGACGGCTGCTCATTGTGACCT GAAGGGCAAACCTCAAATTATCCTTGGGGCCCACTCTATGTCCCACAAAGACCAATATAAGCAagtgttttccattaaaaaggcGGTTTCCTACCCATGCTATGATCCGCAGTCACACAAAGGAGATCTTCAACTCCTTCAG CTGGAAGGTAGAGCAACTATTACCAAAGCTGTGGTACCACTTCAGCTACCCCAAACAGGAGAAGACGTCAAACCCCACAGCAAGTGTCTTGTGGCAGGATGGGGAAGTACCAAAAAAGACTCATGTGGAGTGTCAGATACCTTGAGAGAAGTCAATGTCACTGTGATAGATCGAAAAATATGCAATGATGCAAAGCACTATAATTTCAAGCCAGTTATTGACAATGGCATGATCTGTGCTGGTGGTGGAAAAGGTGAAGATGATTCATGTGAA GGAGATTCCGGAAGTCCTCTGATATGTAATAACATTTTCAGAGCTGTGACTTCCTTTGGGAAGTGTGGTGATCCCAAGAAACCTGGTGTCTACATTCTCCTTACAAAAAAATACCTCAACTGGATAAGGAAAACCATCGGAGGAGCCTTCTGA